From Streptomyces sp. Edi4, one genomic window encodes:
- a CDS encoding ArsA-related P-loop ATPase gives MRTVLVTGPGGAGRTTHAAATALAAARRGARVTLLTSDRLPGDPTGVTVRRIDAAAHFRAELLAFQDRAGAALDLLGASRLDADELTELPGAEQLALLSALREAAADAPGLLVVDLPPTVSALATLALPEQLRRYLRRLLPPERQAARSLRPVLAQLAGVPMPAQWLYETAARWDLELAAVQAAIEDEDTVVRLVVEPGPAAADALRTARLGLAVQRLALDAVIANRLLPAETPDPWLAGLVAQQRKHLDALNEEFPTVREVAHLGRDPRGDDDLDLLDPGLDPDRATVPAPAWTVEDRLAEDGVLVWRLPLPGAVKDGLSLVRRGDELLLTVGPFRRVAALPSALRRCSVAGAALREGVLHIRFAPDPGLWPRGH, from the coding sequence GTGCGTACGGTCCTGGTCACCGGCCCCGGCGGCGCGGGCCGCACCACCCACGCGGCGGCGACCGCGCTCGCCGCCGCCCGCCGGGGCGCCCGGGTCACCCTGCTGACCTCGGACCGCCTCCCCGGCGATCCGACCGGGGTCACCGTGCGGCGCATCGACGCCGCCGCGCACTTCCGCGCCGAACTCCTCGCCTTCCAGGACCGTGCGGGCGCCGCGCTCGATCTGCTCGGCGCCTCCCGCCTGGACGCCGACGAACTCACCGAACTCCCCGGCGCCGAACAGCTCGCCCTGCTCAGCGCCCTGCGCGAGGCCGCGGCCGACGCCCCCGGTCTGCTCGTCGTCGACCTCCCGCCGACCGTGAGCGCGCTCGCCACGCTCGCCCTGCCCGAGCAGCTGCGCCGTTATCTGCGCCGCCTCCTGCCGCCCGAGCGCCAGGCCGCCCGATCGCTGCGCCCGGTCCTCGCCCAGCTCGCCGGGGTGCCGATGCCCGCGCAGTGGCTGTATGAGACCGCCGCGCGCTGGGACCTGGAACTGGCCGCCGTGCAGGCCGCGATCGAGGACGAGGACACCGTCGTACGGCTCGTCGTGGAGCCGGGACCGGCCGCCGCCGACGCCCTGCGCACCGCGCGCCTCGGCCTCGCCGTGCAGCGCCTCGCCCTCGACGCGGTGATCGCCAACCGGCTGCTGCCCGCCGAGACCCCCGATCCCTGGCTCGCCGGGCTCGTCGCCCAGCAGCGCAAGCACCTCGACGCGCTGAACGAGGAGTTCCCCACCGTGCGCGAGGTGGCCCACCTGGGCCGCGACCCACGCGGCGACGACGACCTCGACCTGCTCGACCCCGGCCTCGATCCGGACCGCGCGACTGTGCCGGCCCCGGCGTGGACCGTCGAGGACCGGCTCGCCGAGGACGGCGTACTGGTGTGGCGCCTGCCGCTGCCCGGCGCCGTCAAGGACGGTCTCTCTCTGGTGCGGCGCGGCGACGAACTCCTGCTCACCGTCGGTCCGTTCCGGCGCGTCGCCGCGCTGCCCTCCGCGCTGCGCCGCTGCTCGGTGGCCGGGGCGGCGCTGCGCGAGGGCGTACTGCACATCCGCTTCGCGCCCGATCCGGGCCTGTGGCCCCGCGGACACTGA
- a CDS encoding NlpC/P60 family protein, with translation MASHRRPSQSGLTQSARVTVLSAAAATAAVAFVAPGASAAPHEPAPTGQAAVDRLFAQAEQATEEYDKADEHAEKLRVEVQHAQDAVARGQEKINRMRGALGAIAGAQYRSGGIDPALALLLSCDPDTYLDRALTFDRLSEHQSGELRELQREQSRLAQRRAQASRTLAELEHSRTEVARHKRAVESKLAQARRMLNALPTADRAAFDRSSRSGRGEAPPLSGSAPVSSRAAAAVMAARSAVGRPYIWGANGPSGFDCSGLMQWSYARAGVGLPRTSQEQRYAGRQVPLSQAKPGDLIAYRHDASHIAMYVGNGQVVHAPYPGAPVRYDPVGMMPISSVTRV, from the coding sequence GTGGCGTCCCATCGCCGGCCTTCTCAGTCGGGCCTGACCCAGAGCGCCCGCGTCACCGTCCTTTCCGCGGCGGCCGCGACGGCCGCAGTCGCCTTCGTGGCACCCGGCGCGAGCGCGGCCCCGCACGAGCCGGCCCCCACGGGGCAGGCCGCGGTCGACCGGCTCTTCGCGCAGGCCGAGCAGGCCACCGAGGAGTACGACAAGGCCGATGAGCACGCCGAGAAGCTGCGCGTCGAGGTCCAGCACGCGCAGGACGCCGTCGCGCGCGGCCAGGAGAAGATCAACCGCATGCGGGGCGCGCTCGGCGCGATCGCCGGGGCGCAGTACCGCTCCGGCGGCATCGACCCCGCGCTCGCGCTGCTCCTGTCCTGCGACCCGGACACCTATCTCGACCGGGCCCTGACCTTCGACCGGCTGAGTGAGCACCAGAGCGGCGAGCTGCGCGAGCTCCAGCGGGAACAGAGCCGGCTGGCACAGCGGCGCGCGCAGGCGTCCCGCACGCTCGCCGAGCTCGAACACAGCCGCACCGAAGTGGCGCGGCACAAGCGCGCGGTGGAGTCGAAGCTGGCCCAGGCGCGCCGGATGCTCAACGCGCTGCCGACCGCGGACCGTGCCGCCTTCGACCGTTCCTCCCGCTCCGGGCGGGGCGAGGCGCCCCCGCTCTCCGGCTCGGCGCCCGTCTCCTCGCGGGCCGCGGCGGCCGTCATGGCGGCCCGCTCGGCGGTCGGCAGACCGTACATCTGGGGCGCCAACGGGCCCTCCGGGTTCGACTGTTCGGGCCTGATGCAGTGGTCGTACGCGCGCGCGGGCGTCGGCCTGCCGCGCACCTCCCAGGAGCAGCGCTACGCCGGCCGTCAGGTGCCGCTGTCCCAGGCGAAGCCCGGGGACCTGATCGCCTACCGGCACGACGCCAGCCACATCGCGATGTACGTCGGCAACGGCCAGGTCGTGCACGCTCCCTATCCGGGCGCCCCGGTGCGCTACGACCCCGTCGGGATGATGCCCATCTCCTCGGTGACGCGGGTGTGA
- a CDS encoding DUF5304 family protein: MSEATERPAPDADAWADACAEDLAAEKERRRAQYGTPPGSAAEELRKLFEAVSDKVGGLFAGPAGLSGLAAHGAVQQLISQAKSAVEPVIERNPEVFDHLAAAGGELLAAYRSAVERHERRWTAADDAKRDEGPGPAEHIDLD, encoded by the coding sequence ATGAGCGAAGCCACCGAGCGCCCCGCACCCGACGCGGATGCCTGGGCCGACGCCTGCGCCGAGGACCTGGCCGCCGAGAAGGAGCGCCGCCGCGCCCAGTACGGCACCCCGCCGGGGTCCGCCGCCGAGGAGCTGCGCAAGCTGTTCGAGGCCGTGAGCGACAAGGTCGGCGGGCTCTTCGCCGGCCCGGCGGGGCTCTCCGGGCTCGCCGCCCATGGGGCCGTGCAGCAGCTGATCAGCCAGGCGAAGTCCGCAGTCGAGCCCGTCATCGAGCGCAACCCCGAGGTCTTCGACCACCTCGCCGCGGCCGGCGGCGAACTGCTCGCGGCCTACCGCTCCGCCGTCGAGCGGCACGAGCGCCGCTGGACGGCCGCCGACGACGCCAAGCGCGACGAGGGTCCGGGACCGGCCGAACACATCGACCTCGACTGA
- a CDS encoding glycosyltransferase family 4 protein, with protein sequence MHKTLIVTNDFPPRPGGIQAFLHNMALRLDPERIVVYASTWKRSREGVEATAAFDAEQPFTVVRDRATMLLPTPRVTRRAVGLLREHGCASVWFGAAAPLGLMGPALRAAGAERLVATTHGHEAGWAQLPAARQLLRRIGEGTDTITYLGEYTRSRIAGALTPQAAARMVHLPPGVDEKTFHPGSGGDAVRARLGLAERPVVVCVSRLVPRKGQDTLIRAMPAILAAVPDAVLLIVGGGPYESQLRALAADTGVSASVRFTGAVPWAELPAHYGAGDVFAMPCRTRRGGLDVEGLGIVYLEASATGLPVIAGDSGGAPDAVLDGETGWVVPGATPEPVAERVVTLLQDAALRRRMGERGREWVEQRWRWDLLAEKLRGLL encoded by the coding sequence ATGCACAAGACCTTGATCGTGACCAATGACTTCCCGCCGCGCCCCGGCGGGATCCAGGCGTTCCTGCACAACATGGCGCTGCGGCTGGATCCCGAGCGGATCGTCGTCTACGCCTCGACGTGGAAGCGGAGCCGGGAGGGCGTCGAGGCGACCGCGGCCTTCGACGCCGAGCAGCCGTTCACCGTCGTACGGGACCGCGCCACGATGCTGCTGCCGACGCCCCGGGTCACCCGGCGCGCCGTCGGCCTGCTGCGCGAACACGGCTGCGCCTCGGTGTGGTTCGGGGCGGCCGCGCCGCTCGGCCTCATGGGGCCCGCGCTGCGCGCCGCCGGGGCCGAACGCCTGGTGGCGACGACGCACGGACACGAGGCGGGGTGGGCCCAACTGCCCGCCGCGCGGCAGCTGTTGAGGCGGATCGGCGAGGGTACGGACACGATCACCTACCTCGGCGAGTACACTCGCTCCCGGATCGCCGGCGCGCTGACCCCGCAGGCAGCGGCCCGCATGGTCCACCTCCCCCCGGGCGTCGACGAGAAGACCTTCCACCCCGGCTCGGGCGGCGACGCCGTACGCGCCCGGCTCGGGCTCGCCGAGCGTCCCGTCGTGGTCTGCGTCTCGCGCCTGGTGCCGCGCAAGGGCCAGGACACGCTGATCCGCGCGATGCCGGCGATCCTGGCGGCGGTGCCGGACGCGGTGCTGCTCATCGTGGGGGGCGGGCCGTACGAGTCGCAGCTGCGGGCGCTCGCGGCGGACACCGGGGTCTCGGCTTCGGTCCGCTTCACCGGGGCGGTGCCGTGGGCGGAGCTGCCCGCGCACTACGGCGCCGGTGACGTCTTCGCCATGCCGTGCCGGACGCGGCGCGGGGGTCTGGACGTCGAGGGCCTTGGCATCGTGTACCTGGAGGCCTCGGCGACCGGCCTGCCCGTGATCGCGGGCGACTCCGGCGGGGCGCCGGACGCGGTCCTTGACGGGGAGACGGGCTGGGTGGTCCCGGGCGCCACCCCGGAGCCGGTGGCGGAGCGCGTCGTGACCCTGCTCCAGGATGCGGCCCTGCGGCGGCGCATGGGGGAGCGGGGGCGGGAGTGGGTGGAGCAGAGGTGGCGCTGGGACCTCCTGGCGGAGAAGCTGCGGGGGTTGCTGTAG
- a CDS encoding SRPBCC family protein, translating into MAEHTSSSITIEAAPADVMGVIADFARYPEWTGEVKEAEVLATDAEGHAEKVRLLLDAGAIKDDHTLAYRWNGNQVSWTLVKSQMLRTLDGSYTLADAPGGHTEVTYQLTVDVKIPMLGMIKRKAEKVIIDRALAGLKKRVESGPGAPAADGAEKP; encoded by the coding sequence ATGGCGGAACACACCAGCTCGTCTATCACCATCGAGGCGGCCCCCGCCGACGTCATGGGCGTGATCGCGGACTTCGCCCGCTACCCGGAGTGGACCGGCGAGGTGAAGGAGGCCGAAGTGCTCGCCACCGACGCCGAGGGCCACGCCGAGAAGGTGCGCCTCCTGCTCGACGCGGGCGCCATCAAGGACGACCACACCCTCGCCTACCGCTGGAACGGCAACCAGGTCAGCTGGACCCTGGTCAAGTCCCAGATGCTGCGCACCCTCGACGGTTCGTACACGCTCGCCGACGCCCCCGGCGGCCACACCGAGGTCACCTACCAGCTGACCGTGGACGTCAAGATCCCCATGCTCGGCATGATCAAGCGCAAGGCCGAGAAGGTCATCATCGACCGTGCGCTCGCCGGCCTGAAGAAGCGCGTCGAAAGCGGCCCGGGCGCCCCCGCCGCCGACGGAGCCGAGAAGCCGTAG
- a CDS encoding glycosyltransferase 87 family protein — MSIPRRTLAVAATWAATRYLLLLCVFRVLVLPGPDVTSDVHVIYRGWAQVLGAGTYPLSDVTWQYPPLAALAVLSPEALPFLGYASAFFVLAFLADVLVFGLLMHAADRPGKSLNGAWMWTLGVPLLGPTAYARYDLMVTAVAVAALLAGVRRPRLLGALASVGAMLKVWPVLLLVRAPRRALTSAALSAAALLAACVAAAPGALAFLTFQRERGTEVESLGALVFHVARHFGWRGEVRLNYGSVEFLGPYVSLVSALSMALSVLALGWLVLWRARARGPLGASTLADAAFTAVLLSTATSRVISPQYLLWLVGLAAVCLVFRRGPMARPALLVLVATGVTVLEFPIWFSHVVASDRLGVLLLLVRNGLLVAASLIACRQLWRSTVSAREALPPRAARAAAPSAVG, encoded by the coding sequence ATGAGCATCCCCCGGCGCACCCTCGCGGTGGCGGCCACCTGGGCCGCGACCCGCTATCTCCTGCTGCTCTGCGTCTTCAGAGTGCTGGTCCTGCCCGGCCCCGACGTGACCAGCGACGTCCATGTCATCTACCGGGGCTGGGCGCAGGTGCTCGGCGCGGGAACGTACCCGCTCTCCGATGTGACCTGGCAGTATCCGCCGCTCGCCGCCCTCGCGGTGCTCTCCCCCGAGGCGCTGCCCTTCCTCGGCTACGCCTCGGCGTTCTTCGTGCTCGCCTTCCTCGCGGACGTACTGGTGTTCGGGCTGCTGATGCACGCGGCGGACCGGCCGGGCAAGTCCTTGAACGGCGCGTGGATGTGGACGCTCGGCGTGCCGCTGCTGGGCCCGACGGCGTACGCCCGTTACGACCTGATGGTGACCGCCGTCGCGGTGGCGGCGCTGCTCGCGGGCGTCCGCCGCCCCCGGCTCCTGGGCGCCCTCGCCTCCGTGGGGGCGATGCTCAAGGTGTGGCCCGTGCTGCTCCTGGTGCGCGCCCCGCGCCGCGCCCTGACGAGCGCCGCGCTGAGCGCCGCCGCGCTTCTGGCGGCCTGTGTCGCGGCGGCCCCCGGCGCGCTCGCCTTCCTCACCTTCCAGCGCGAGCGCGGCACGGAGGTCGAGTCGCTGGGCGCGCTGGTCTTCCATGTGGCCCGGCACTTCGGCTGGCGCGGCGAGGTGCGGCTGAACTACGGCTCGGTGGAATTCCTCGGGCCGTACGTGTCGCTGGTCTCCGCGCTGTCGATGGCGCTGAGCGTGCTCGCCCTGGGCTGGCTCGTGCTGTGGCGCGCCAGGGCCCGGGGCCCGTTGGGGGCGAGCACCCTGGCGGACGCGGCGTTCACGGCGGTCCTGCTGTCCACGGCGACCAGCCGCGTCATCAGCCCGCAGTACCTGCTCTGGCTGGTCGGGCTCGCCGCGGTGTGCCTGGTCTTCCGGCGCGGTCCGATGGCCCGGCCCGCGCTGCTGGTCCTGGTCGCGACGGGTGTGACGGTCCTGGAGTTCCCCATCTGGTTCTCCCATGTGGTGGCCAGCGACCGGCTCGGCGTGCTCCTGCTGCTCGTGCGCAACGGGCTTCTGGTGGCCGCGTCCCTGATCGCCTGCCGTCAGCTGTGGCGCTCGACCGTGTCCGCCCGAGAGGCGCTGCCCCCGCGAGCGGCCCGCGCCGCCGCGCCGTCCGCCGTCGGCTGA
- a CDS encoding NlpC/P60 family protein, with product MGSHRRPKPASRTRVTVLSATAAAVVALTSQAAQADPKPTKDEVKSKVDKLYDEAEQATEAANGAKEKQGQLEKQVNEMQDKVARGQQDLNALRGTLGSMAAAQYRSGGIDPSLALFLSSNPDDFLDKASALDQLSSTQAEALQKIQAKQRTLTQERKEAQDKLKDLADTRAVLDAKKKEVQGKLADAQQLLNSLTAQEKAALAADTARANTAGTTEHPDLGKDVPASGVGAAALEAAKTQLGKPYFYGATGMASWDCSGLTGYAYAQAGVHLPRTSQEQATRGTRIGRGDLKPGDLVLFFGDLHHIGLYAGNNMVLHAPHSGAVVRYESMNNMPFQFGVRIG from the coding sequence GTGGGGTCCCACCGTCGTCCCAAGCCCGCGAGCCGCACTCGTGTGACCGTGCTCAGTGCCACCGCCGCCGCGGTCGTGGCCCTCACCTCGCAGGCCGCCCAGGCCGACCCCAAGCCCACCAAGGACGAGGTCAAGAGCAAGGTCGACAAGCTCTACGACGAGGCCGAGCAGGCGACCGAGGCGGCCAACGGCGCCAAGGAGAAGCAGGGCCAGCTCGAAAAGCAGGTCAACGAGATGCAGGACAAGGTGGCGCGCGGCCAGCAGGACCTCAACGCCCTGCGCGGCACCCTCGGTTCGATGGCGGCGGCGCAGTACCGCTCCGGCGGCATAGACCCCTCGCTCGCGCTCTTCCTCTCCTCCAACCCGGACGACTTCCTCGACAAGGCCTCCGCGCTCGACCAGTTGAGCAGCACGCAGGCCGAGGCCCTTCAGAAGATCCAGGCCAAGCAGCGCACCCTCACCCAGGAGCGCAAGGAGGCCCAGGACAAGCTGAAGGACCTCGCCGACACCCGCGCGGTGCTGGACGCGAAGAAGAAGGAAGTCCAGGGCAAGCTCGCCGACGCGCAGCAGCTGCTCAACTCGCTGACCGCGCAGGAGAAGGCGGCGCTCGCCGCCGACACCGCGCGCGCCAACACCGCCGGCACCACCGAGCACCCCGACCTCGGCAAGGACGTGCCCGCCTCCGGCGTCGGCGCGGCCGCGCTTGAGGCGGCCAAGACCCAGCTGGGCAAGCCCTACTTCTATGGCGCGACCGGCATGGCGAGCTGGGACTGCTCGGGTCTGACGGGATACGCGTACGCCCAGGCCGGCGTCCATTTGCCGCGCACCTCGCAGGAGCAGGCCACCCGGGGCACCCGGATCGGCCGCGGCGACCTCAAGCCCGGCGACCTCGTGCTCTTCTTCGGCGACCTGCACCACATCGGTCTGTACGCCGGCAACAACATGGTGCTGCACGCCCCGCACAGCGGCGCGGTCGTGCGCTACGAGTCGATGAACAACATGCCCTTCCAGTTCGGTGTGCGCATCGGCTGA
- a CDS encoding metallophosphoesterase — translation MRVHVVSDVHGNAEGLAKAGEGADALVCLGDLVLFLDYADHARGIFPDLFGVENAHRIVALRTARRFEEARELGRSLWAGLDREAAIEAAVRRQYAELFAAFPTPTYATYGNVDMPHLWPQYAGPGTTVLDGERVEIGGRVFGFVGGGLRTPMRTPFEISDEEYAAKVEALGEVDVLCSHIPPEVPELVYDTVARRFERGSRALLAAIKKTRPRYSLFGHVHQPLARRTRIGRTECVNVGHFAATSRPFALEW, via the coding sequence ATGCGAGTTCATGTGGTCAGTGACGTGCACGGGAACGCCGAGGGCCTGGCCAAGGCGGGCGAGGGGGCCGACGCCCTGGTCTGCCTGGGTGACCTGGTTCTCTTCCTCGACTACGCCGACCACGCGCGCGGCATCTTCCCCGACCTGTTCGGCGTCGAGAACGCCCACCGGATCGTCGCGCTGCGCACCGCCCGGCGCTTCGAGGAGGCCCGCGAGCTGGGCCGTTCCCTGTGGGCCGGTCTCGACCGGGAGGCCGCGATCGAGGCCGCGGTGCGCCGCCAGTACGCCGAGCTGTTCGCCGCCTTCCCCACCCCGACGTACGCCACCTACGGAAACGTCGACATGCCTCACCTGTGGCCGCAGTACGCGGGCCCCGGCACCACCGTCCTCGACGGCGAGCGCGTCGAGATAGGCGGCCGCGTCTTCGGCTTCGTCGGCGGGGGCCTTCGCACCCCGATGCGCACGCCCTTCGAAATCTCCGACGAGGAGTACGCCGCCAAGGTCGAGGCGCTTGGCGAGGTCGACGTGCTCTGCTCGCACATCCCGCCCGAGGTCCCCGAGCTCGTGTACGACACCGTCGCCCGCCGCTTCGAGCGCGGCTCGCGCGCGCTGCTGGCCGCGATCAAGAAGACCCGGCCGCGCTACTCCCTGTTCGGCCACGTCCACCAGCCGCTGGCCCGCCGGACGCGGATCGGCCGCACCGAGTGCGTGAACGTCGGCCATTTCGCGGCCACCTCCCGGCCGTTCGCCCTGGAGTGGTGA
- a CDS encoding AMP-dependent synthetase/ligase has translation MREFSLPALYEVPSDGNLTDLIRRNATQHPDVAVMGRKIAGAWADVTARQFLAEVRAVAKGLIASGVEAGDRVALLSRTRYEWVLIDFAIWSAGAVTVPVYETSSPEQIQWILGDSAATLALVESEAHEASVESVRAALPALKGIWRIEADAVARLTAAGADVSDALLDQRMSSAHADDPATIVYTSGTTGRPKGCVLTHRAFFAECGNVVERLKPLFRTGECSVLLFLPAAHVFGRLVEVASVMAPIKLGCVPDIKNLTDELASFRPTLILGVPRVFEKVYNSARAKAQADGKGAIFDRAANTAIAYSTALSTQAGPSVGLRIKHKVFDKLVFSKLRAVLGGRGEYAISGGAPLGERLGHFFRGIGFTVLEGYGLTESCAATAFNPWDRPKIGTVGQPLPGSVVRIADDGEVLLHGEHLFQGYWNNEAATAEALADGWFHTGDIGTLDEDGYLAITGRKKEIIVTAGGKNVAPAVIEDRIRAHALVAECMVVGDGRPFVGALITLDEEFLGRWAEEHGKPVGATALSLRDDVELLAEVQRAVDDGNAAVSKAESVRKFRILGAQFTEEAGHITPSLKLKRNVVAKDFAPEIEAIYTA, from the coding sequence TTGCGCGAGTTCAGCCTTCCGGCCCTGTACGAGGTCCCTTCGGACGGCAACCTGACGGATCTGATCCGCCGCAATGCCACGCAGCACCCCGATGTCGCGGTGATGGGCCGCAAGATCGCGGGCGCCTGGGCCGATGTCACCGCACGCCAGTTCCTCGCGGAGGTCCGCGCCGTCGCCAAGGGCCTGATCGCCTCCGGCGTCGAGGCCGGCGACCGGGTGGCGCTGCTCTCACGCACCCGCTACGAGTGGGTGCTGATCGACTTCGCCATCTGGAGCGCGGGCGCGGTGACCGTGCCGGTGTACGAGACGAGCTCGCCCGAGCAGATCCAGTGGATCCTCGGTGACTCCGCAGCGACGCTGGCCCTGGTGGAGTCCGAGGCGCACGAGGCGTCCGTGGAGTCCGTGCGGGCCGCTCTGCCCGCCCTCAAGGGCATCTGGCGCATCGAGGCCGACGCCGTGGCCCGGCTCACCGCCGCCGGCGCGGACGTCTCCGACGCCCTGCTCGACCAGCGGATGTCCTCGGCGCACGCCGACGACCCGGCCACCATCGTCTACACCTCGGGCACCACCGGTCGCCCCAAGGGCTGTGTGCTGACCCACCGCGCCTTCTTCGCGGAGTGCGGCAACGTGGTGGAGCGCCTGAAGCCCCTCTTCCGTACCGGCGAGTGTTCGGTCCTCCTCTTCCTGCCGGCGGCCCATGTCTTCGGGCGGCTGGTCGAGGTGGCCTCGGTGATGGCGCCGATCAAGCTCGGCTGCGTCCCCGACATCAAGAACCTCACCGACGAACTCGCCTCGTTCCGGCCGACGTTGATCCTCGGCGTGCCGCGCGTCTTCGAGAAGGTCTACAACTCGGCGCGCGCCAAGGCGCAGGCGGACGGCAAGGGCGCGATCTTCGACAGGGCCGCGAACACGGCGATCGCCTACAGCACCGCGCTCAGCACGCAGGCGGGTCCCTCCGTCGGGCTTCGCATCAAGCACAAGGTGTTCGACAAGCTCGTCTTCAGCAAGCTGCGGGCGGTGCTCGGCGGGCGCGGTGAGTACGCGATCTCCGGGGGCGCGCCGCTCGGCGAGCGCCTTGGCCACTTCTTCCGGGGCATCGGCTTCACGGTCCTTGAGGGCTACGGTCTCACCGAGTCCTGCGCGGCCACCGCGTTCAACCCCTGGGACCGGCCCAAGATCGGCACGGTCGGGCAGCCGCTGCCGGGCTCGGTGGTACGGATCGCGGACGACGGCGAGGTGCTGCTGCACGGCGAGCACCTGTTCCAGGGGTACTGGAACAACGAGGCCGCGACCGCCGAGGCGCTGGCCGACGGCTGGTTCCACACCGGTGACATCGGCACCCTGGACGAGGACGGCTACCTCGCGATCACCGGCCGCAAGAAGGAGATCATCGTGACGGCGGGCGGCAAGAACGTCGCCCCGGCGGTGATCGAGGACCGCATCCGGGCGCACGCGCTGGTCGCCGAGTGCATGGTGGTCGGCGACGGGCGGCCGTTCGTGGGCGCGCTCATCACGCTGGACGAGGAGTTCCTCGGCCGCTGGGCCGAGGAGCACGGCAAGCCGGTGGGGGCGACGGCGCTCTCGCTGCGCGACGACGTGGAGCTCCTCGCGGAGGTGCAGCGGGCGGTGGACGACGGGAACGCGGCGGTCTCCAAGGCGGAGTCGGTACGCAAGTTCCGGATCCTGGGGGCGCAGTTCACGGAGGAGGCGGGGCACATCACGCCGTCGCTGAAGCTGAAGCGGAATGTGGTGGCGAAGGATTTCGCCCCGGAGATCGAAGCGATCTACACGGCCTGA
- a CDS encoding ROK family glucokinase translates to MGLTIGVDIGGTKIAAGVVDEEGNILSTHKVPTPGTPEAIVDAIASAVEGARAGHEIVGVGIGAAGYVNRQRSTVYFAPNIDWRQEPLKEKVELRVGLPVVVENDANAAAWGEYRFGAGKGHRNVICITLGTGLGGGIIIGNKLRRGHFGVAAEFGHIRMVPDGLLCGCGSQGCWEQYASGRALVRYAMQRANATPERAEFLLGLGDGTPEGIEGKHISMAARQGDPVAVDSYRELARWAGAGLADLASLFDPSAFIVGGGLSDEGELVLDPIRKSYKRWLVGGNWRPVADVIAAQLGNKAGLVGAADLARQPDPIM, encoded by the coding sequence ATGGGACTCACCATCGGTGTCGATATCGGCGGCACGAAGATCGCGGCGGGCGTGGTCGACGAGGAGGGCAACATCCTCTCGACCCACAAGGTGCCGACCCCCGGCACGCCCGAAGCCATCGTGGACGCGATCGCCTCCGCCGTCGAGGGAGCGCGCGCCGGACACGAGATCGTGGGCGTGGGCATCGGGGCCGCCGGGTACGTCAACCGCCAGCGATCCACCGTCTACTTCGCGCCCAACATCGACTGGCGCCAGGAACCGCTCAAGGAGAAGGTCGAGCTGCGCGTCGGCCTCCCCGTCGTCGTCGAGAACGACGCGAACGCGGCCGCCTGGGGCGAGTATCGCTTCGGCGCGGGCAAGGGCCACCGCAACGTCATCTGCATCACGCTCGGTACGGGCCTGGGCGGCGGCATCATCATCGGCAACAAGCTGCGCCGGGGCCACTTCGGCGTGGCCGCCGAGTTCGGCCACATCCGGATGGTGCCGGACGGGCTGCTGTGCGGCTGCGGCAGCCAGGGCTGCTGGGAGCAGTACGCCTCGGGCCGCGCCCTTGTGCGGTACGCGATGCAGCGCGCCAACGCCACCCCCGAGCGTGCCGAGTTCCTGCTCGGGCTCGGCGACGGCACCCCCGAGGGCATCGAGGGCAAGCACATCTCGATGGCCGCGCGTCAGGGCGACCCGGTCGCGGTCGACTCCTACCGGGAGCTGGCGCGCTGGGCGGGCGCGGGCCTTGCCGATCTGGCCTCGCTCTTCGACCCCTCCGCGTTCATCGTGGGCGGCGGGCTCTCGGACGAGGGCGAGCTGGTGCTCGACCCGATCCGCAAGTCCTACAAGCGCTGGCTGGTCGGCGGCAACTGGCGCCCGGTCGCCGACGTCATCGCGGCCCAGCTCGGCAACAAGGCCGGTCTGGTCGGCGCCGCCGACCTGGCGCGCCAGCCCGACCCGATCATGTAG